One window from the genome of Rhodopseudomonas sp. P2A-2r encodes:
- a CDS encoding (2Fe-2S)-binding protein, with the protein MLTIRVNGREHQVEAPGDMPLLWVLRDLVGLKGTKFGCGIAQCGACTVHLDGRPLRSCVMPVGSVGKAEITTIEAIGETAVGQRVQQAWLALEVVQCGYCQSGQIMSAAALLARNPAPDDLAIDSAMSGNICRCGTYARIRAAIKEASSA; encoded by the coding sequence ATGCTGACGATCCGCGTCAACGGCCGGGAGCATCAGGTCGAAGCGCCGGGCGACATGCCGCTGCTCTGGGTGCTGCGCGACCTCGTTGGTTTGAAAGGAACCAAATTCGGCTGCGGCATTGCCCAGTGCGGCGCGTGCACCGTGCATCTTGATGGCCGCCCGCTGCGCTCCTGCGTCATGCCGGTCGGTTCAGTCGGCAAGGCAGAAATTACGACCATCGAAGCCATCGGCGAGACGGCCGTCGGGCAGCGTGTGCAGCAGGCGTGGCTTGCGCTTGAAGTTGTGCAATGCGGCTACTGCCAGTCCGGTCAGATCATGTCCGCCGCGGCGCTGCTCGCGCGCAACCCTGCGCCGGACGATCTCGCCATCGACTCGGCCATGTCGGGCAACATCTGTCGCTGCGGCACCTACGCCCGGATTCGTGCGGCCATCAAGGAGGCGTCCAGCGCATGA
- a CDS encoding threonine/serine ThrE exporter family protein, producing MKLLIRVAQLLFVNGETTEGAHRTVERLGESLCTPVILTARWGDIRVQPDACTFGAQIPADPTAVDIGRVNATECLVDDIRLQRVTRDDAEQALDAISRMPPVSLLRFAVMAAAGAAALSVIFGAAHMSTIVLVAVSAGLGACARRGVSHLSRSPFLQPFVASLLAGAIVSLASVLHDPAPLHLLAACPCMVLVPGPHFLNGAIDLVRARIALGAARILFASLIVVAISAGLLIGLSISAARFAPTDAVAAVPLLYDVCAAGIAVAAYGVFFNMPWRMLALPIGIGMAAHALRWEMIDFGASAPLAAFAVCALVGCCMAPLSRRLRVPFGASSFAAVVSLIPGIFMFQTAADALSLIGHGSASAAVLTEIARNVVTASLILTAMTAGLIVPKMTFDYFATPARSFRRQERQPS from the coding sequence ATGAAGCTGCTGATCCGCGTCGCCCAGTTGCTATTCGTCAATGGCGAAACCACCGAAGGGGCGCATCGCACGGTCGAGCGTCTCGGCGAATCGCTCTGCACCCCGGTGATACTCACGGCGAGGTGGGGAGACATCCGGGTTCAGCCGGACGCCTGCACATTCGGTGCCCAGATCCCTGCAGACCCTACGGCAGTCGACATCGGCCGGGTCAATGCCACGGAATGTCTTGTCGATGATATTCGCCTCCAGCGGGTCACGCGCGATGATGCCGAGCAGGCCCTTGATGCCATAAGTCGCATGCCGCCGGTCTCGCTGCTGCGCTTCGCCGTCATGGCCGCTGCCGGCGCCGCCGCGCTCAGCGTCATTTTCGGTGCGGCCCACATGTCGACAATCGTACTAGTTGCCGTGAGTGCCGGCCTCGGCGCCTGTGCCCGCCGCGGCGTCTCGCATCTAAGCCGCAGCCCGTTTCTGCAACCGTTTGTCGCCAGCCTGCTGGCCGGCGCGATCGTCAGCTTGGCCAGTGTACTGCATGACCCAGCGCCGCTGCATCTGCTCGCCGCATGCCCTTGCATGGTGCTGGTGCCGGGCCCGCACTTTCTAAACGGCGCGATCGATCTGGTGCGCGCGCGCATTGCACTAGGCGCGGCCCGCATTCTGTTTGCCAGCCTGATCGTGGTCGCGATCTCCGCCGGACTGCTCATTGGACTGTCGATCAGCGCCGCGCGTTTCGCCCCCACCGACGCGGTCGCTGCCGTTCCGTTGCTGTACGATGTCTGTGCCGCTGGAATAGCCGTGGCTGCCTATGGCGTGTTCTTCAACATGCCGTGGCGGATGCTAGCACTGCCGATCGGCATCGGGATGGCGGCGCACGCCTTGCGATGGGAGATGATCGATTTCGGCGCCAGCGCGCCGCTTGCAGCCTTCGCGGTCTGTGCGCTAGTCGGGTGCTGCATGGCGCCGCTGTCACGCCGGTTGCGGGTGCCGTTCGGCGCATCATCATTCGCCGCAGTAGTATCCCTGATCCCCGGCATCTTCATGTTCCAGACGGCAGCGGATGCGCTGTCCCTGATTGGGCATGGCTCGGCTTCTGCAGCCGTGCTGACCGAGATCGCCAGGAACGTCGTGACGGCCTCGCTGATTCTCACTGCGATGACGGCAGGCCTCATCGTGCCAAAGATGACGTTCGACTACTTTGCAACGCCGGCCAGATCCTTTCGGCGGCAAGAGCGTCAACCGAGCTAA
- a CDS encoding c-type cytochrome: MKKLIGVALAGAIVAVGAAWFFFWPAPLPAVALSAASPTGQDLIAKGEYLAKAADCAACHTAPGGMKLAGGLAFKLPFGTIYAPNITPDREFGIGAWSDAEFVRALRKGLGRHGEDLYPAFPYTSFALLSTDDALAIRAYLASVSAAAVPSRPNDLWFPFNQRYVMRGWKLLFMPDGPYAPDRSKTTEWNRGAYLVEALAHCGECHTPRNLLFATKSDAKFSGAVVEGLKAYNITPDRQSGTGEWTDAELAAYLSSGHAEGHGGTSGSMAEAVNLSLRLLSAHDIASMVTYMRTVPSLPSTLAGPVERSPASLASSGPWTPQPTTASSEGLKIFQGACASCHGWDGNGQQSPSASLRGARTVNDPDGTNLVRLILNGVHMSSPTGDRNMPSFAAAYTDADVAAVSNYVLAHFGNKAGQVTPGIVAKARRD, translated from the coding sequence ATGAAGAAGTTGATAGGCGTGGCGCTGGCTGGCGCGATCGTCGCTGTGGGAGCCGCGTGGTTCTTCTTCTGGCCGGCGCCGCTGCCCGCCGTCGCGTTGAGTGCTGCATCGCCGACCGGGCAGGACCTGATTGCCAAGGGCGAGTATCTCGCAAAGGCCGCCGACTGCGCGGCCTGTCATACCGCGCCGGGCGGCATGAAACTGGCCGGAGGGCTCGCGTTCAAGCTGCCGTTCGGCACCATCTACGCGCCGAACATCACGCCGGACCGCGAGTTCGGCATCGGTGCTTGGTCCGATGCCGAATTCGTGCGCGCGCTGCGCAAGGGACTCGGCCGTCATGGCGAAGATCTCTATCCGGCCTTTCCCTATACATCCTTCGCGTTGCTTTCCACCGATGACGCGCTGGCGATCAGGGCTTATCTGGCGAGCGTGAGCGCCGCGGCGGTTCCGTCGCGTCCCAACGACCTCTGGTTTCCGTTCAACCAGCGTTACGTCATGCGCGGCTGGAAATTGCTGTTCATGCCCGATGGTCCCTATGCGCCCGACAGGTCGAAGACTACGGAATGGAATCGCGGCGCCTATCTGGTCGAGGCGCTGGCGCATTGCGGCGAGTGCCACACACCGCGCAATCTCCTGTTCGCAACCAAGAGCGACGCAAAATTCTCCGGCGCCGTCGTCGAGGGCTTGAAAGCCTACAACATCACGCCGGACAGGCAGTCCGGGACCGGCGAATGGACCGACGCCGAACTGGCGGCCTATCTGTCGAGCGGGCATGCCGAAGGCCACGGTGGCACCAGCGGAAGCATGGCCGAGGCGGTCAATCTCAGTCTGCGGCTGCTTTCGGCTCACGACATTGCCAGCATGGTCACCTATATGCGGACCGTTCCGTCCTTGCCGTCAACACTGGCCGGTCCGGTTGAGCGATCGCCTGCGAGCCTCGCCTCGTCCGGCCCGTGGACGCCGCAACCGACCACGGCGTCTTCCGAAGGCCTTAAGATTTTTCAAGGCGCGTGCGCCAGTTGTCACGGCTGGGACGGGAACGGACAGCAAAGCCCGAGCGCATCGCTGCGCGGCGCGCGCACGGTCAACGATCCCGACGGCACAAATCTCGTCCGCTTGATCCTGAACGGCGTTCACATGTCATCACCGACAGGCGACCGCAATATGCCGTCCTTTGCCGCCGCCTATACCGACGCAGATGTCGCGGCGGTTAGCAATTATGTGCTGGCGCACTTCGGTAACAAAGCTGGTCAAGTGACACCGGGCATCGTTGCCAAGGCGAGGCGCGATTGA
- a CDS encoding alpha/beta fold hydrolase, producing the protein MTIKQVLAATTAILLSASSAIAASKTEAAKTASSKAPGGPDAPTVVLVHGAWADGSSWAKVIPLLQAKGIKVLGVQNPLTSLADDVAATKRVLLDATGPVVLVGHSWAGTVITEAGTDPKVKALVYVAAFANKEGQSGGDLVNAYPKTPALGTVRDDGHGFLRQTEQGMIDNFAHDLPKQEARILFVTQGALAASTFGDKVTVPAWKTVPSWYVVSANDRVIAPQMERDLAAMMKAKTTVLPSSHVSLLSHPREVAEVIEDAVATVAKSAAK; encoded by the coding sequence ATGACAATCAAGCAAGTGCTGGCAGCAACAACGGCTATTCTTTTATCGGCGTCGTCGGCAATTGCAGCCTCGAAGACAGAGGCAGCAAAGACAGCATCGTCCAAAGCACCTGGCGGTCCGGATGCTCCGACTGTTGTCCTGGTGCACGGGGCCTGGGCGGACGGATCGAGCTGGGCGAAAGTGATTCCGCTGCTGCAGGCCAAGGGCATCAAGGTGCTGGGCGTGCAGAACCCGCTGACCTCGCTGGCCGACGACGTCGCGGCTACGAAGCGCGTGCTGCTGGATGCGACCGGTCCCGTCGTGCTGGTCGGACACAGCTGGGCCGGCACCGTCATCACGGAAGCCGGCACGGATCCGAAAGTGAAGGCGCTCGTCTACGTTGCGGCCTTTGCCAACAAGGAAGGCCAGTCCGGCGGCGATCTCGTCAATGCCTATCCCAAGACGCCGGCGCTTGGCACCGTCCGGGACGACGGCCACGGTTTCCTACGCCAGACCGAGCAGGGCATGATCGATAATTTCGCGCATGATCTGCCGAAGCAGGAAGCCCGCATCCTGTTCGTCACTCAGGGCGCGCTCGCGGCCAGCACGTTCGGCGACAAGGTCACCGTGCCGGCCTGGAAGACGGTGCCGTCGTGGTACGTCGTCTCCGCCAACGACCGGGTGATCGCCCCGCAGATGGAGCGCGATCTCGCCGCAATGATGAAGGCCAAGACCACTGTGCTGCCGTCGAGCCATGTCTCGCTGCTGTCGCATCCTCGCGAAGTGGCTGAGGTGATCGAGGATGCAGTCGCGACTGTCGCGAAGAGCGCAGCCAAATGA
- a CDS encoding xanthine dehydrogenase family protein molybdopterin-binding subunit has product MKRSQFSRRDLLVGGALLIALGNSSRGDAAEEPATPKIASPADADFAPNGFLRIDRDGRIVLVMPSVEMGQGIYTAEAMLVAEELEVGLDQISVVAAPADKMYAQPRFKAQLTGGSTSIRGFWTPLREAGAQGRTLLIGAAANSWGVPVAECSASRAVVTHHPTGRALPYAALVDAATRMPLPSSVALKSVANFSLIGKSVPRLDTPAKVNGSAVFGLDVEVPGMKTAAVTICPFIGGKLKSLQEGAARSRAGVIDVLRIDDAVAVVAHHYWAAYSALEDLQIEWDPGSNASMSSTTIRDAMKLASEIEAPTAGVHVGDLAGAFARSSKILEATYELPFLAHATLEPINTTVHVRPDGCDIWVGTQVPATAQRHAARITGLPPERVVIHNHLIGGGFGRRLAADTIEQAVHFAKQVPYPLKVVWTREQDIRHDHFRPAYYDRLHAGLDADGMPIAWTHRVTSGTVREYFDEGGWPKGKLDPDSIESAGDTPYDLKAMRVDWVRQDPPAPLNWWRGVGPTHNVFVVESFIDELAAAAGRDPVAYRRALLGKNPRSLAVLDLAVAKAGWGQKLPARSGRGVSLHDSFDTRAAMVVEVKVDDSGTIDLVRVVAAIDCGVQINPDSIRAQIEGGALFGLSAALHNLITFAGGKVEQGNFNDYRQMRFNEAPQVEVHLIRSELPPGGMGEVGTVSAAPALANAIYAATGVRLRKLPIDRSLLVARSRA; this is encoded by the coding sequence ATGAAGCGGTCGCAGTTCAGCAGGCGTGATCTGTTGGTGGGTGGCGCGCTGCTGATCGCGCTTGGTAACTCGTCGCGGGGCGATGCCGCGGAAGAGCCCGCCACTCCGAAGATAGCGAGTCCCGCCGATGCGGACTTCGCGCCAAACGGGTTTCTCCGCATCGACCGCGACGGCCGCATCGTGCTGGTGATGCCGAGCGTGGAAATGGGCCAGGGCATCTACACAGCCGAAGCCATGCTGGTCGCCGAGGAACTGGAGGTCGGCCTCGATCAGATCTCCGTCGTCGCCGCACCGGCCGACAAGATGTACGCGCAACCCCGCTTCAAGGCGCAGTTGACCGGCGGATCGACATCCATTCGCGGCTTCTGGACGCCGCTGCGCGAGGCTGGCGCGCAAGGGCGGACGCTGTTGATTGGTGCTGCGGCGAATAGCTGGGGCGTGCCGGTTGCCGAATGCAGCGCCAGCCGTGCCGTTGTCACGCATCATCCGACCGGACGAGCGCTGCCCTACGCTGCGCTGGTCGATGCGGCCACAAGGATGCCTCTGCCATCCTCGGTCGCATTGAAATCCGTTGCGAACTTCTCACTGATTGGCAAATCCGTTCCGCGTCTCGATACGCCAGCCAAGGTCAATGGTTCCGCGGTGTTCGGCCTCGATGTCGAAGTTCCCGGCATGAAAACCGCCGCCGTGACAATCTGCCCGTTCATCGGCGGCAAGCTCAAATCGCTGCAGGAAGGCGCCGCCCGGTCGCGTGCCGGTGTCATCGACGTCCTGCGCATCGATGACGCCGTTGCGGTCGTCGCACACCACTACTGGGCGGCGTACAGCGCGCTTGAAGATCTGCAGATCGAGTGGGACCCCGGCTCGAACGCGTCGATGTCGTCGACAACGATTCGCGATGCGATGAAGCTTGCGTCGGAGATCGAAGCCCCGACGGCGGGGGTTCATGTCGGCGATCTCGCGGGCGCTTTCGCCCGCTCCAGCAAGATTCTCGAAGCTACTTACGAGCTGCCGTTCCTTGCGCACGCCACGCTTGAGCCGATCAATACCACCGTGCACGTCCGGCCCGACGGCTGCGACATCTGGGTCGGCACACAGGTACCTGCGACGGCGCAACGGCACGCGGCCCGCATCACCGGGCTGCCGCCGGAGCGAGTCGTCATTCACAACCACCTGATAGGCGGCGGCTTCGGACGCCGCCTGGCTGCTGACACCATCGAGCAGGCGGTGCATTTCGCCAAACAGGTGCCTTATCCGCTGAAAGTCGTGTGGACCCGCGAGCAGGACATCCGCCACGATCACTTTCGTCCGGCCTATTATGACCGCCTGCATGCGGGGCTCGATGCGGACGGCATGCCGATCGCGTGGACCCATCGCGTGACGTCCGGCACTGTACGCGAGTATTTCGATGAGGGCGGTTGGCCGAAAGGCAAGCTCGATCCCGATTCGATCGAGAGCGCGGGCGATACGCCCTATGACCTCAAGGCGATGCGGGTGGACTGGGTGCGGCAGGATCCGCCTGCGCCGCTCAATTGGTGGCGCGGCGTCGGCCCGACCCACAACGTGTTTGTAGTCGAAAGCTTCATTGACGAGTTGGCCGCTGCGGCGGGCCGTGACCCCGTTGCCTATCGACGCGCGCTACTCGGCAAGAACCCACGGTCGTTGGCCGTGCTCGATCTGGCCGTGGCAAAGGCAGGATGGGGGCAAAAGCTCCCCGCGAGGTCGGGCCGTGGCGTCTCATTGCACGACAGTTTCGACACCCGCGCGGCGATGGTCGTCGAAGTAAAGGTCGACGACTCCGGCACCATCGATCTGGTGCGCGTGGTTGCGGCGATCGATTGCGGCGTGCAGATCAATCCGGATTCGATCCGGGCGCAAATCGAGGGCGGCGCGCTGTTTGGCCTCTCGGCCGCACTGCATAACCTGATCACCTTTGCCGGCGGCAAGGTCGAGCAGGGCAATTTCAACGACTACCGGCAGATGCGCTTCAACGAGGCGCCGCAGGTCGAGGTGCATCTGATACGCAGCGAATTGCCGCCGGGCGGGATGGGCGAGGTCGGCACGGTCTCGGCCGCACCTGCGCTGGCGAATGCGATCTATGCCGCAACCGGCGTTCGCCTGCGCAAACTGCCGATCGACCGCAGCCTGCTGGTGGCGAGGAGCAGGGCATGA
- a CDS encoding hydrolase: MSLPATNDWICLPSSHEDASKPIKPAGAAMSLNPGLLTPDQCALVLIDHQAGLAFGVGSIDRQILLNNTIALSRTALAFGLPIIASTSATKVYGGPLMPALSAHLPNVHPIDRRSMNMWEDDAARTAVENSARRRLIVSGLLTEACVSFMVLSAIADGYEVFVVGDACGGLTERSHDLALRRMESAGARMTSWIQVLLELQRDWTRHETYDAVRAIVEANGGGYGIGLAYARDMLRPA; the protein is encoded by the coding sequence GTGTCGCTGCCAGCAACGAACGATTGGATTTGCCTGCCGTCCTCGCACGAAGACGCAAGCAAGCCGATCAAGCCAGCAGGAGCCGCCATGTCCTTAAATCCCGGTCTGTTGACGCCGGACCAATGCGCTCTCGTGCTCATCGATCATCAGGCCGGTCTCGCCTTCGGGGTCGGCTCGATCGATCGTCAGATCCTTTTGAACAACACCATCGCTTTGTCCCGCACGGCGCTGGCGTTTGGCCTGCCGATCATCGCCTCGACGTCGGCCACCAAAGTGTATGGCGGGCCACTAATGCCTGCGCTCAGCGCGCATCTCCCGAATGTGCATCCGATTGATCGGCGCAGCATGAACATGTGGGAGGACGACGCCGCGCGCACGGCAGTCGAGAACAGCGCGCGGCGGCGATTGATCGTTTCGGGCCTCCTCACCGAGGCGTGCGTCTCCTTTATGGTTCTCTCGGCCATCGCCGACGGCTACGAGGTTTTCGTCGTGGGTGATGCCTGCGGCGGGTTGACCGAGCGCAGCCATGATCTCGCATTGCGACGCATGGAATCCGCAGGCGCCCGCATGACATCGTGGATCCAGGTGCTGCTGGAACTGCAGCGGGACTGGACCCGGCATGAGACCTATGATGCGGTGCGCGCCATCGTCGAAGCCAATGGCGGCGGTTATGGCATCGGCCTGGCCTATGCGCGCGACATGCTTCGTCCGGCCTGA
- the fumC gene encoding class II fumarate hydratase, whose translation MSVAAKAIPVMTDLPIGLTARGTRHEFDSMGNMDVPADMYYGAQTARSLIHFSIGDDRMPKAVYHAYGIVKKACALVNESAGRLPAWKAAAIIRAADEAIAGKLDAHFPLYVWQTGSGTQSNMNVNEVLSNRAIQLLGGTLGTQQPVGPNDDVNMGQSSNDTFPTAMHIAAIDVIDTRLLVELDALAAVIERKAQGWMGVVKTGRTHLEDATPLTVGQEWSGYAAQIRACIMAIEDSRAGLYELAVGGTAVGTGLNAPKGFSVAVAKKIAELTGKPFVTAPNKFMAQGSLDAMVRAHAALRGLAVSLMKIANDMRWLASGPRCGLGELKLPPNEPGSSIMPGKVNPTQCEAIVMIAIQVLGNDAGVAFAGSQGNFELNAMRPIIINSFLKSATILADGCKKFRTFSVEGTQLDEKKIASYVANSLMLVTALSPVIGYQNAAHIAETADAEGLTLRDAALRSGHVDEKTFDKVVDAKTMIGDGVGGA comes from the coding sequence ATGTCAGTCGCTGCAAAGGCCATTCCCGTCATGACCGACCTTCCGATCGGGCTCACAGCCAGGGGCACCCGCCACGAATTCGATTCCATGGGAAATATGGATGTTCCCGCCGACATGTATTACGGCGCGCAGACGGCGCGCTCGTTGATCCATTTCTCGATCGGCGATGATCGCATGCCGAAGGCGGTGTATCACGCCTATGGAATCGTCAAGAAAGCCTGCGCGCTCGTCAACGAATCCGCGGGTCGGCTGCCGGCGTGGAAGGCGGCGGCGATCATCCGCGCCGCCGACGAGGCGATTGCGGGCAAGCTCGACGCGCATTTCCCGCTCTATGTCTGGCAGACCGGCTCCGGCACGCAGTCCAACATGAATGTCAACGAGGTGCTGTCCAACCGCGCGATCCAGCTGCTCGGCGGCACGCTGGGCACCCAGCAGCCGGTCGGTCCCAACGACGACGTCAACATGGGGCAGAGCTCGAACGATACGTTCCCGACCGCCATGCATATCGCCGCCATTGATGTGATCGACACGCGGCTGCTGGTCGAGCTCGATGCACTGGCGGCGGTGATTGAGCGCAAGGCGCAGGGCTGGATGGGCGTGGTCAAGACCGGCCGCACGCATCTGGAGGACGCGACGCCGCTGACGGTCGGACAGGAATGGTCCGGCTATGCGGCCCAGATTCGTGCCTGTATCATGGCCATTGAAGATTCCCGCGCCGGACTTTACGAGCTCGCCGTCGGCGGCACGGCGGTCGGCACCGGGTTGAACGCGCCGAAGGGATTCAGCGTCGCGGTAGCCAAGAAGATCGCCGAACTGACCGGTAAGCCGTTCGTCACTGCGCCGAACAAGTTCATGGCGCAGGGCTCGCTCGATGCGATGGTACGGGCGCATGCGGCGCTTCGCGGGCTTGCCGTGTCGCTGATGAAGATTGCTAACGACATGCGCTGGCTCGCGTCGGGCCCGCGTTGCGGCCTCGGCGAGCTGAAGTTGCCGCCCAACGAGCCGGGCTCGTCGATCATGCCGGGCAAGGTCAACCCGACCCAGTGCGAGGCCATCGTGATGATCGCCATCCAGGTGCTCGGCAACGATGCTGGCGTGGCCTTTGCGGGCTCGCAGGGCAATTTCGAACTCAATGCGATGCGTCCTATCATCATCAACTCGTTTCTGAAATCGGCTACCATCCTGGCCGACGGCTGCAAGAAATTCCGCACCTTCTCGGTCGAAGGCACGCAGCTCGACGAGAAGAAGATCGCAAGCTACGTCGCCAACAGTCTGATGCTGGTCACCGCGTTGTCGCCGGTGATCGGCTATCAGAACGCCGCGCACATCGCCGAGACGGCCGATGCGGAAGGCCTGACATTGCGCGACGCCGCACTGCGCTCGGGCCATGTCGACGAGAAGACCTTTGACAAGGTGGTCGATGCCAAGACGATGATCGGCGACGGGGTTGGCGGGGCTTGA
- a CDS encoding YoaK family protein: MTTSLNTSVVQPSVAMILLFSTIAGSTDTISFLSLGGLFAAHVTGNVVLMAGHLAAGGKVGIAQLIAVPVFMMVVALMRFFEGRLGRVSLDTLIALQLTFLALFLLMRVLNGQIAELDSLSVVFAGMCGVAAMATQSVLVQSMPGMPSTTMVTVDITRFSMGIVDLMSRQANDHATSLRNVQAVGPAIAGFVCGCCLGAALHRQLGTQALTLPVLLSAIALWWHGRRVAAVASKAEA; this comes from the coding sequence GTGACGACAAGTCTGAATACATCCGTTGTGCAGCCATCGGTGGCAATGATCCTGCTGTTCAGTACCATCGCGGGCTCCACTGATACGATCAGCTTCCTGTCCCTCGGCGGACTTTTTGCTGCGCATGTCACCGGAAACGTCGTGCTGATGGCGGGCCATCTGGCGGCCGGCGGAAAGGTCGGCATCGCCCAACTGATTGCAGTCCCTGTGTTCATGATGGTCGTTGCGCTCATGCGGTTTTTCGAGGGCAGGCTGGGGCGCGTTTCGCTTGACACGCTGATAGCGCTTCAACTGACTTTTCTCGCTCTGTTCCTGTTGATGCGCGTGCTCAACGGGCAAATCGCGGAGCTGGACAGCTTGTCCGTGGTTTTCGCGGGCATGTGTGGCGTTGCCGCCATGGCCACGCAGAGCGTGCTGGTTCAGAGCATGCCGGGCATGCCATCGACGACGATGGTCACTGTCGATATCACGCGTTTTTCAATGGGGATTGTCGATCTGATGTCTCGGCAGGCCAATGACCATGCCACGTCATTGCGAAATGTGCAGGCTGTCGGACCCGCGATCGCGGGCTTCGTCTGCGGTTGCTGCCTTGGCGCGGCGCTGCACCGGCAGCTGGGGACACAGGCACTGACGCTACCCGTGCTGCTCTCTGCCATCGCACTCTGGTGGCACGGCCGCCGCGTAGCCGCGGTGGCCTCGAAAGCCGAGGCTTGA
- a CDS encoding MBL fold metallo-hydrolase, which translates to MNRRALSRMFGSALCFSSLASLSFVVSTQLASAAAQAVGGQAPGYYRMHIGRFEVTALLDGTHPFQAAKLAVGAKPGEIDELLGDQELKSPFEGMINAFLVNMGDRLILIDTGAGNLYGKDGGGLVGAIKAAGYAPDAVDDIFITHLHEDHAGGLMLDGKPVFAKAVVHVSKRDAEFWLDNRNQDSVGDLLKPFFPAIQKVVAPYVATGRFKPFDGEAALLPGLTPMAAPGHTPGHTYYLLQDGAQSMLFWGDTVHMQPVQLPDPDVAIEYDWDVPLAIAARKNALAIAANKGWWVAGAHVSFPGIGHVRGDGKGYRWIPANYTLNR; encoded by the coding sequence ATGAACCGGCGCGCGCTGTCTAGAATGTTCGGCTCCGCGCTATGTTTCTCGTCTCTCGCATCTTTGTCGTTCGTGGTGTCGACACAGCTGGCCTCTGCGGCCGCCCAGGCCGTTGGCGGGCAAGCGCCCGGCTACTACCGGATGCATATCGGCCGGTTCGAAGTCACCGCACTGCTTGACGGCACGCATCCGTTTCAGGCCGCGAAGCTCGCCGTGGGCGCGAAGCCTGGGGAAATTGATGAATTGCTCGGCGACCAAGAGCTGAAGTCTCCGTTCGAGGGCATGATCAATGCGTTTCTCGTCAACATGGGCGATCGCCTGATCCTGATCGATACCGGGGCCGGCAATCTTTACGGCAAGGACGGCGGCGGGCTGGTGGGAGCGATCAAGGCGGCGGGTTACGCGCCCGACGCTGTCGACGACATCTTCATCACCCACCTTCACGAAGATCATGCCGGCGGGTTGATGCTGGACGGCAAGCCCGTGTTCGCCAAGGCGGTCGTTCATGTCTCTAAGCGCGACGCGGAGTTCTGGCTCGACAACCGCAACCAGGACAGCGTCGGCGATCTCCTGAAGCCGTTCTTCCCCGCCATCCAGAAAGTCGTCGCGCCTTATGTGGCGACAGGCCGCTTCAAGCCGTTCGATGGAGAGGCCGCGCTGCTGCCCGGGCTGACGCCGATGGCGGCACCGGGTCATACGCCGGGTCACACGTATTACCTGCTGCAAGACGGCGCGCAGTCGATGCTGTTCTGGGGTGATACGGTTCACATGCAGCCGGTGCAGCTGCCTGATCCCGACGTAGCTATAGAATACGACTGGGACGTGCCACTTGCCATTGCAGCTCGCAAGAACGCTTTGGCGATTGCCGCGAACAAGGGCTGGTGGGTGGCAGGCGCCCATGTTTCGTTCCCCGGGATCGGCCATGTGCGCGGTGACGGTAAAGGTTATCGCTGGATTCCGGCGAACTACACATTGAATCGCTGA